Sequence from the Equus quagga isolate Etosha38 chromosome 15, UCLA_HA_Equagga_1.0, whole genome shotgun sequence genome:
GCACAGCAGCACCATGGCCTCGGCCGCCTCTGTGATTAGCCTGGCAGATGAGGTCAACTGCCCCATCTGCCAAGGCACCCTGAGGGAGCCGATCACCATCGACTGTGGCCACAACTTCTGCCGCAGCTGCCTCACCCGCTACCTCGAGATCCCTGTTCCAGACTCTGAGGAgccccccacctgccccctctGCAAGGAGCCTTTCCGCCCAGGGAGCTTCCGGCCCAACTGGCAGCTGGCCAGTGTGGTAGAGAACATCGAGCGCCTCAAGCTGGTGTCCTTGCCAGGCTCAGGAGAGGAGGATGTCTGCCGGGAACATGGGGAGAAAGTCTACTTCTTCTGTGAGGATGATGAGATGCAGCTCTGTGTGGTGTGCCGGGAGGCCCAGGAGCACCGAGCCCACACCGTGCGCTTCCTGGAGGATGCAGCGAGTCCCTACAGGGTAGGAAAGGGGAAATGGGGGCTTCCCAGGGACGGTCTGGGATCGAACTGAACTAAAAGAATCAGAGCAGAGTTGTGGATGATTTGGGCCACTCTGAAGCGAAATTTTATCTCCCTACGTCTATCATCACCCAGGCAACAGAGCCAGGCGTGAAAGAttatatgtttgtgttttaagcatGTTCTGTGTTGTTTACTTATAGCCAATGCAtaataggaactcaataaatacctgttgaatgaatgagagacCAACATGAGTGTACGTGTCTGTGCAGTGGATCAGTCAGGTCTATCTGAGGAGGTCTGAGTTTGTATTTGAGAGAATGATTGCTCAAGTGGTGTGTATATGTATTAATGTTTGTGCGTTTACCAGCATGTGCTGGGATGCACTGGGACCTTTGTGGGAGCTTTGGAGGCGGACTATTTGAAGTGTAAAATAATTGTTTGAATGCTCATGTTTGTGAATAAATTAGTGTTTACATATAAGCTGATTGAGTAGATTTGTATGGTGTGTAATTTTGTGTGTCATGAAATGAGTGTGTGTTGGTTTTAGTTGTTTACGTATTGTGTTTTATACAAGTGGGTGTCTATGTGTATATGTCAATTAGTTAATTAGCATTTGATGGTGAGAGTTCCAAATGTATTTTGGAAAGTACCTAAATGGACATTTACATGTGTATACCTGTTCCTAACTCTATTCTAGAGCAAGcaacttttaaaacaattcagTGATTACCTTTGCGTTATCCAAGTTTCTTCTCCCCCGCTAGAATCATACATGGAAAATTTATTCCATTCACAAAGGAAGGTTGTTGGGATGTGTTCCCTTTGGGACGCATAATATTTCAAACAAGGAATAATTTCAAACAACGGCATCTCAAGCTCAGGACAGATCCCAAATATCACTTaccaaaggcaaaataaattagGGTGTTTAACCTGAAGAAAAGAAGGCTCCGGTGGGAACACCAAGTCACGGCCTGAGATGGCATAGGATAGAAGGGGAAAGCCCTGATCAGAATTCTTGGAGGACAAAGCAAAGGAACAAGACCTAAAGAGAGTACGCTATCAAGGGCAGTTAAGACACAGGCATTGTCAGCAAGAGAATGACGTCTTCCCTTGTGTCATTCCATTCCTGGAGGCAGAGTGTTGGATGAGGGTTGGCCACCTCTTAACAAATCATTGTTtccatcttaaatattttatgcttcttCTACACTATATGCTCTTTTTATGCTCCTTCTCTCCAGAAACAAATACAGAAGTGTCTTGAGTgtctaagaaaagagagagaggagattcaGGGAATCCagtcaagagaaaatgaaaggatacAAGTCCTCCTGGTAAGTCATCATCCCTTCCCTGGGCACCCTCTTCCTCAGGTCCAGGGCCTCCCTGAAACAGAGGCAACATAGCATATAGGCCTGTGAGGTCATTCTGAGTTCGAATCCTGACTCTGACGCTCACTAGATTTATGACCTCAAACAATTCTGTAtcctcagtttatttatctgtaaagtggagattaAAAATTGTCACTACCTCACTGAATTtctgtgaggattgaatgagaccGTGTCTGTCACGTAGCTTAGTGCTGTGCACGTGGTATGCATTTTGTAAAAGGCACGAGGTAGTGTGTCCCCACCATATCCTCTATACCCCCTATGAGCCCCACCCTTTTAGAAGCTCCAGCAGAAGGTGCTGAGGCAAGGCTGGGTGGTCTAGCTCCCAGAAATAGTGTGGCAGGTGGAAAGGAAACCTTCCTACAGTTCCAAGTCTGTCTGGGGACCCAAGGCAGGGCGGGGGCCTCTGATTTTACCACCAGACCTTGGAAGATCTGGGCCAGGAGGGAGATGGGAGTGAAcgaaggaaaaagagggaaaaggaagaggaggaggaggagaaggaggaataacttcctcctgccccctcagACTCAGGTGGCCACCAAGAGACAAAAAGTGATTTCCGAGTTTGCGCATCTGAGCCAGTTCCTGGAGGAACAGCAGAACATTCTCTTGGCCCAGCTGGAGAGGCTGGATGAGGACATCTTGAAGCAACGGGATGAGTTTGATGTCCTGATCACTGAGGAGATCTGCCGATTTAGCGCCCTGATCGCAGAActagaggagaagaaagagaggccGGCAAGGGAGCTCCTGACGGTGAGGCCTGAGCCCCTCCCCACCTGTGCTCGCCTATATTTGCTGCATCTTTACCTTGTCTAAGCCATGTCTCCTTCACCCACACATCTCCGTATCCCAGATAGAAGCTGGGTCA
This genomic interval carries:
- the TRIM10 gene encoding tripartite motif-containing protein 10, with the protein product MASAASVISLADEVNCPICQGTLREPITIDCGHNFCRSCLTRYLEIPVPDSEEPPTCPLCKEPFRPGSFRPNWQLASVVENIERLKLVSLPGSGEEDVCREHGEKVYFFCEDDEMQLCVVCREAQEHRAHTVRFLEDAASPYRKQIQKCLECLRKEREEIQGIQSRENERIQVLLTQVATKRQKVISEFAHLSQFLEEQQNILLAQLERLDEDILKQRDEFDVLITEEICRFSALIAELEEKKERPARELLTDIRSTLIRSETRKCRKPEAVSPKLGQRIRDFPQQALPLQREMKTFLETLCFELDYEPAHISLDAQTSHPKLLLSEDHKQARFSYKWQNSPDNPQRFDRATCVLASSGFTGGRHTWVVNVDLVHGGSCTVGVVSEDMQRKGELRLRPEEGVWALRLAWGFVSALGSFPTRLALEEQPQKLRVSIDYEVGWVTFANAVTHMPIYTFTASFTQKVFPFFGLWGRGSSFSLSS